A window of the Yersinia rochesterensis genome harbors these coding sequences:
- the mepS gene encoding bifunctional murein DD-endopeptidase/murein LD-carboxypeptidase → MVKSQPIMRYILRVIPAVAAAVMLSACSSPQSSNVHNTQTEMRAVNDKDGLLLQASQDEFEAMVRNVDVKSKILEQYAGWKGVRYRLGGSTKRGIDCSAFVQTTFREQFGMDLPRSTSEQQDIGKKIQRTKLRPGDLVLFRAGSTGRHVGIYLGNDKFVHASTSVGVTISSLNEDYWNKRYRDGRRVLSSGSRS, encoded by the coding sequence ATGGTCAAGTCTCAACCTATTATGAGATATATTCTGCGGGTCATTCCTGCGGTTGCAGCAGCGGTAATGTTATCCGCGTGTAGTTCACCACAGAGTTCGAACGTACATAATACGCAAACTGAGATGCGTGCAGTTAATGACAAAGATGGGCTTTTACTGCAAGCCTCTCAGGATGAATTCGAAGCGATGGTGCGCAACGTTGACGTCAAGTCGAAAATTTTAGAACAGTATGCAGGGTGGAAAGGGGTTCGTTATCGTTTAGGCGGTAGCACCAAACGCGGTATTGATTGTTCTGCGTTTGTACAAACCACTTTCCGTGAACAATTTGGTATGGATTTGCCACGCTCAACCTCTGAGCAGCAAGATATTGGCAAGAAAATCCAACGTACTAAGTTGCGCCCGGGTGATTTGGTGCTGTTCCGAGCAGGATCGACAGGTCGTCATGTAGGTATCTACTTAGGTAACGATAAATTTGTACATGCATCGACCAGTGTCGGTGTGACAATATCGAGTCTAAATGAAGATTATTGGAATAAGCGTTATCGTGATGGCCGGCGAGTGCTAAGTAGTGGTTCGCGCAGCTAA